The sequence below is a genomic window from Denitratisoma sp. DHT3.
GAATTGTCGCTGCTCGACGTCGGCCTGCGCTCCAACTACGTGACCACCTGGAATGCCGCGCCGCTGCTGGTCGAGAGCAGGGGCCTCGTGGTGTTCACCTCATCCTTCGGCGGCACCTGCTACATGCACGGCCCGGCCTACGGCGCGGGCAAGGCCGGCACCGACAAGATGGCCCACGACATGGCCCACGACTTCAAACCGTTCGATGTGACGGCGATTTCCCTCTGGCTCGGCCTGGTCAGGACCGAGCGCACCAACAACGTCTGCGCCGCGGAGCCGGAAAAGTACGGTGCCGCCTTCAAGGTCGCCGAATCGCCCGAGTTTCCCGGCCGCGTGATCGCCGCGCTCCACAACGATCCGGAGCGGCAGTCCCTCTCCGGCGCGATCCAGGTGGCGGCGGAACTGGGCAAGCGCTACGGCGTCACCGATCTGGAAGGCCGTCAGCCGCCTTCCTACCGCCGTGCCCTGGGCAACCCGACCGAGTTCTCGGCGGCGGTGGTGGAATAGGCAGTCAATCAAAACAATTCACGGAGGAGAGAATCAATGACTCAGGAGAAGAAAGGCCGCGTTGCCGGCAAAGTAACCATCATCACCGGCGGCGCCAGCGGCGTGGGGCGCGAGGACGCGCTGTTGTTCGCCCGGGAAGGCGCCCGGGTGGTGATCACCGACGTCAACGAAGACGCCGGCCAGGCCCTGGCCCGGGAGATCGGCGGCGACGCCCTGTTCCTGCGCCACGACATCACCCGCGAGGACGACTGGCAGCGGGTGATGGCCGCCACGGTGGAACGCTTCGGCCGCCTGGACGTGCTGGTGAATAACGCCGGCATCCTGATGCCTTCCGCGCTGGAGGACACCACGC
It includes:
- a CDS encoding SDR family NAD(P)-dependent oxidoreductase yields the protein MQGKVCVVTGASRGVGKGIALALGAMGATVYVTGRSAKPTDSPLGGTVDATAAEITARGGKGVAVHCDHGDEASVAALFERVKREAGRLDILVNNAIALPDELTLVKPFWQKSLKELSLLDVGLRSNYVTTWNAAPLLVESRGLVVFTSSFGGTCYMHGPAYGAGKAGTDKMAHDMAHDFKPFDVTAISLWLGLVRTERTNNVCAAEPEKYGAAFKVAESPEFPGRVIAALHNDPERQSLSGAIQVAAELGKRYGVTDLEGRQPPSYRRALGNPTEFSAAVVE